GCTTTTTTACATACTCCATGTTAGCGAGAAAACTGTCTAATGGAGTCAGGCGATCATTGGCGTTGAAATCAATCATAGAATGAAATAGACTAACGAATCGAATACACTGTAATTTGCCAAATTTTTATGGCAGGCAAAGCTATTTGTTCAAAATGTAACTATTGTTAATTACTTCTACGTTAATGGGAGATTAACAATTTTCTCAACTTTTCAAGGCCAGAAATCATAAAATATTAGATAAATAAATAATATGTATCAAAAAATAAGCCAAACTATTTGTTGTGTTACAAATTTTTGCTTTTATTTGCACCCGTATTACCGGAGGTAGTATTAAAGGATTGAATTTGTTCTTTAAATAATTTATTGTGAGAAGATTACATATCTATAATATTTGCAATTAAAGTGCTATCTTCTATCAATTGGTTCGAATTTTGTACCAAGGGGATCACAGGTAACTTTTAAAACCTGCGCTGGTAGCAGGTTTTGCTTTTTTAGTTGATCGTTTAGTCGAGTTCCTTTTATATAACCCCGATTTCTTTTGTGTACTTCATACGGGTTAATCAGCTTTTACTAAGATGCAAAAATCTCTATTGAGGTTATGTAGTTGCCTTAAGCCGGTGTCAAAAAACGGATATTTCTTATATTATAGCTAATAAAAACGCTGCACAGGGTTCTGTGCAGCGAGATAAGTTTGAAAGATGAGAGGCATTACTTTAAACGTATAGTCTTTTTGATTGAGTTCACAATACTGCTTACTTCCTCGGACATTGTTTGATTGCATTCTAACACAACGATCGCATATTTATCCTGCTTCAAATCGGATGCAATTTCAGTATAATAATTACTACCCTTGGTATATTTAACCACCATGAATTTGGATCCATTATAAACCTCTATTACAGATGAGTATTCATCAAGCTTAAGAGCATCGTACATCTGCTTTCTTGCAGTCAGACTGGCGGGGTCAAATCTGCCCGGTTCCATTTCCCGTATAATCATACCAATGCCTTTGTCGTTGTGGTAATATATGTTTTGGCCGGCAGTATATTCCGTTGGTTCCGATAAGTGTTTTTTTAGCAGTGTTTTATATTCTTTTGCCGAAGCTGGTTTAAAGCCAGCAGGTAATTGAAATGATATTGAAATATTACCCGCGTCTTGGGCAGAACAGGAAAAAGAGACAATAGTAGTCATTACAGTTATGAGTAAAGAAAAAATTGTTTTCATATTGTTTATTTAAGTAGCTAATGAAGATTGTTAACAAGATTTACCAACTGCTTTTTTCGAATTACTATCAAATTCTACCGGTATAACTCCTCTGTTGTCAAGAGTGTCCACATATAAGTTTATTGCAGTTCCAAAAATAGAAAGGAGTGCTGACGTCGCAGACCCATTATCACGTACCGTTTTTTCATAATTTTCCATGAAGATATTTCGATTGGAGTTAAATGATTCATATAGTGCTCTAATCTTGTCCCAATCATTCAACGTTATAATATAGTTATTGTCTTTTGTTACCACTGTGAGACTCACCTTATTTATGAAAAATTTCTGATCAGAAGGAAACATCTTAAGCTCAGGACTGTTTAAAGCCTTTTCTACGAGGTCAAATATATCCTGTGGGGTTGGGGCGGTTCCCGCTGGGTGATTGTGTGCAAACCCGACAGTATACCCGTCCGTCGCGTTCCAGGTGAAATTGGAATGTATATGATCTATGTCATTATCTGTATAGGGGGGCTTTTGCGGGCTAAAATTATAGGTTAACGAATATAGTTTTGTTGTGAAATGCAATAGGTAGGACTGCCAGACAAACAGGGGCTACATGACAAGTGGTGCCTACTGTTTACTGCTATGTTGAGAATTTTTTTGTGAAAAATAAAATATCAAAAGCAACCTGATATATAACAGTATCGGATAGGTTCCAAAATAGCCCTGATTACACGTCGTGATATATTTGAAATGGGTGATTGCTTTAACATTAGTAACATGATAGTCTAAATTAAAAATCGCTATAAAAAATTCTATGCTAATAAATTGTCAAGGGATTATATTTTTTATAACTAAATCGAATACCCAAATATAAATAGTAATCTGATAATTTAATTAGTTTTTATACTAAACAAAGAGCCGCTGCACTATCAGTGAGACGGCTCTTTTTCTTTTCAGCTTTTGCCAGGATACAAAATATCCTTATCGGGAGCGGCTAACGGGTTGGAGTTAAAACCGACTAAAATAATCAGTGCTTTGTAAAACGTAGTACCATCACTCCCAGTGATAGTAGCAGCAGGAATATGTTAAAAGCCATGGCAGCGTATTCGCCGCGTTTGTAGTGTATGGGGGCAGCCATCATCATGATCACTGCAAAACCCAGGGCGGAAAAAGAAGTCAGCAATGGCAGTATACCAATGGCTACGGGGATGATGACACCAATCGCGCCCAATATTTCCGTAATGCCAATAAGCCGGATAACCGGATAGGATAAGCTGGCCACCCCCGTTTGACCTATCTGTACCAGTTTGTCTCTTTTTTGGGTGGATTTCATAATGCCGGAATAGCCGAAAAAGGCTGTCAGTAAGCCTTGTGCGATCCATAAAAGCGTGTTCATAACCTTTTAGTTTTATACCACAAAGTTTGGTACTTCACAGCTTTTTTCTCTTGACATTTATCAAATAGTATAATCCGCACGGATACGGCTCAATGTCTCTGGTGTAATGCCCAGGTAGGAAGCCACCATCCCTAGTGGCACCCGCTGTACAATGGAGGGTGTTTGTTCCATCAGTTTCCGGTAGCGCTCCCGGGCGGTGGCAAAGTGGAGATCGTCAAAACGTTGTTGCATTTGTACCAGCCCGTAGCTTACCAACAATCGCCCGAAACGCTCTATTTCATGGTTTTCATCATATAATCTTTGCAGATCATCATGACCAATGGTCCATAATACCGTTGGTTCCAGCAGTTCTATACTGCGTATGTCCGGCAAACCGGTAATAAAACTGACGATAGATGTGGCGAAGGTTTTTTCTACACTGATCCAGTCGGTTACATCCTTTCCATCTTTTGTGTAGTAGGTCCTGGTAAGCCCTTTTTCTATGAAATACACATGCCGGCATACCGATCCAGCGTTCAGCAGATGGTGGCCCTTGGGAAAAGAAGCCTTTTTAAGGATGCCTGCCATGGCCAGTTTGCTGTCGGCGGAAAGCGTGATGAACGTTTTGATCACATCAAAAAAATCATTCATGTGCGGATCGTAAATCGGAGCTTGCATAGTAGTAAAATTAAGCCATAAGTTTATATAGACACGTCAGAAACGGAAGGAAGAAAACATCCGCTAAATTATCGCATCTAGCGGAATCGTTTAACCGATTTATTTATCTTTAGTTATGGAATTTACTATACGAAACCTGTATCAGGAAGATTTTGAACAATGGCTTGCCTTGTGGGAAGGCTATAATGAATTTTATGGGCGAGGGGGAGATAAAATGCTGGACCCGCTGATTTCCCGGACTACATGGACCCGTTTTTTTGATGTTTATGAGCCGGTCCATGCCCTGGTTGCGGAGACTAATGGAAGGCTTATAGGGCTTTCGCACTTCCTTTATCATCGCAGTACTATAACTGTAGAACCAAGCTGCTATCTGCAGGATTTATTTGTATCGCAGGAATACCGGGGGAGTGGCGTTGCCCGAAAACTCATTGAAGCGGTGTATAACGTTGCTAAGGAAAACGGGTGTTCCAGGGTCTATTGGCAAACACAGGAAACAAACCATACGGCGAGGCGGTTGTATGATAAATTGGCGGAACGGTCGGGCTTTATAGTGTATCGTAAGCTGCTATGACTACTATAAGACTCAGCGGTGATGCATCTGCGACGCCGGGAAAATGTTCCGTGGCAGAGCCGTTTATACTTTTGAGTTTGTTATTTTTATTATTCGTAAAACATTCTCAGCCCAATTTCGAACATCCTGACAGTAAGAGGTGGCATCCTCCGTTCTTATACTCAGTATATCTGTTTCCCAGTCAAACCGGTCCAAATTTCTTTGCTGCCTGTTTTCAATGCCGCCGGCGGAGCTTTGATTCGTTTTAATCCACTGTTTCGGAGATACTCCTTCATAAAGAAAACCTTCCAGTAATTTGACTGCTTCGGGAAAATACGCAGGACTGTAACCATCTGCCTGCAACATATAGGTGATGACAAGCAAATGATGCACTTCAAAATAGGCTGGAATGGAAAATTCAATTGCGAGGCAATCATAAAACTTTTGTTTCCACAATTCTTCTATGGTGATCTTTCTTTCCATTTTAAGTACAATAACGCATTAAAAATAGCATAAATATTTTTTTTATATGTAAATTCACCCCCCGAATACTAGCAACACGAGAGACAACCACGATCCTATGCCTACAAAAACACACCTGCTGCTCATCACGCTGGCAGCCGCTACCTTCGTTTCCTGCAAAGCTACTACCGAGCTGGTTTACCTTAACGTATTGAAGCCTGCGCCCGTAACCATACCGGCTTATGTGAAATCTGCCGGTGTAGTGAACAGGACCACCATTAACCCGCAAAACAAAGCAATAGATGTCGTAGACAGGATATTTAGCCTGGAAGGAGCACAGCTGGACAAAGAAGGGGCACAGAGCAGCGTAGGCGGACTGGCAGACGAACTACGGAAGAACAACCGTTTCAATGAGGTAAAAGCGCTGGGTGAGCTGGACTTGACCACCAATGCACCAGGACTTTTTTCTGCGCCGCTTTCCTGGGAAACCGTAGATAAAATATGCCGGGAATATCAGGTGGACGCCCTCTTTTCCCTGGAGCTGTTTGATACCGACTCGAAGATCAGCTATGCGGCCATTCCGGTTTCTTTGAAAACACCGTTCGGTAATGTACCTGGTATAGAGCACCGGGCCAGTATGCTGACCAGCGTAAAAACGGGCTGGCGCATCTATGATCCCGCCGGCAGGAATATTTTGGATGAATTCGCTCTTAACAGGGACCTTACATTCTCCGGCAGAGGCATTAACCCCGTGGCAGCTGCGGGGGCGCTGATCAACCGTAAAGAGGCGGTAAAAACAGTGGGCATACAGGCGGGACAAAATTATGGCATGCGAATTATCCCTTATCGGACAAGGGTGACCCGGGATTACTATGTGAAAGGCACTGATAATTTCAGGATAGCCCGGCGTAAAGCACAAACCGGTAACTGGGACGGCGCAGCAGTGCTGTGGAAAAAAGAAACTACAAACCCTGACCGCACGGTAGCCGGTAGGGCATGCTATAATATGGCTATCATCTGTGAGATCAACGGGGAACTGGACCTGGCGATTAAATGGTCGCAGAAGGCTTACGAGGAATATAATAACCGGCTTGCGCTGAACTATATCCGGTTGCTGAAGAACCGGAAGGCCGGCAATGAAGTGCTGAAGCAGCAGGAGGTGGAGTAGCATCGCGTTAGTTCGTTTGTTTTGCAATCCGGGGCGCTGAATTTTATTGTGGAACTTTTTCTCACTGATGTTACATTGCGTTTTGAATAATTTATTTTGCAGGGAATTCAGAGATTATGCACCAGCTCCGGTGCCGCTGGAGATGAAGGGAAACTAAATCTAATTAAATATGCTTTACCGCAGTCTTATGAAAGAGATACCCGTTTCTAAAATGATACAGCACTTTTCTCACGCTCGTACCTACTGCATTCGATGCTGCCGGATTAGAAAATTGGTTGCAGCTTTTTAATACATGGATGTGCCGCCATTGGTCAGCAGCAGACTTGAATGAGGTCCATTTAAATGACACGATACGAAGGTTACTTGTTATATGCTGAT
This window of the Chitinophaga varians genome carries:
- a CDS encoding DoxX family protein — its product is MNTLLWIAQGLLTAFFGYSGIMKSTQKRDKLVQIGQTGVASLSYPVIRLIGITEILGAIGVIIPVAIGILPLLTSFSALGFAVIMMMAAPIHYKRGEYAAMAFNIFLLLLSLGVMVLRFTKH
- a CDS encoding Crp/Fnr family transcriptional regulator, yielding MQAPIYDPHMNDFFDVIKTFITLSADSKLAMAGILKKASFPKGHHLLNAGSVCRHVYFIEKGLTRTYYTKDGKDVTDWISVEKTFATSIVSFITGLPDIRSIELLEPTVLWTIGHDDLQRLYDENHEIERFGRLLVSYGLVQMQQRFDDLHFATARERYRKLMEQTPSIVQRVPLGMVASYLGITPETLSRIRADYTI
- a CDS encoding GNAT family N-acetyltransferase, which codes for MEFTIRNLYQEDFEQWLALWEGYNEFYGRGGDKMLDPLISRTTWTRFFDVYEPVHALVAETNGRLIGLSHFLYHRSTITVEPSCYLQDLFVSQEYRGSGVARKLIEAVYNVAKENGCSRVYWQTQETNHTARRLYDKLAERSGFIVYRKLL
- a CDS encoding DUF5946 family protein, with translation MERKITIEELWKQKFYDCLAIEFSIPAYFEVHHLLVITYMLQADGYSPAYFPEAVKLLEGFLYEGVSPKQWIKTNQSSAGGIENRQQRNLDRFDWETDILSIRTEDATSYCQDVRNWAENVLRIIKITNSKV
- a CDS encoding DUF6340 family protein — its product is MPTKTHLLLITLAAATFVSCKATTELVYLNVLKPAPVTIPAYVKSAGVVNRTTINPQNKAIDVVDRIFSLEGAQLDKEGAQSSVGGLADELRKNNRFNEVKALGELDLTTNAPGLFSAPLSWETVDKICREYQVDALFSLELFDTDSKISYAAIPVSLKTPFGNVPGIEHRASMLTSVKTGWRIYDPAGRNILDEFALNRDLTFSGRGINPVAAAGALINRKEAVKTVGIQAGQNYGMRIIPYRTRVTRDYYVKGTDNFRIARRKAQTGNWDGAAVLWKKETTNPDRTVAGRACYNMAIICEINGELDLAIKWSQKAYEEYNNRLALNYIRLLKNRKAGNEVLKQQEVE